TCGCCGCCGGCGAAGCCCGCGCGATCTGGGAGTTACAGCGCAACGGCTTTTTCCGTGACGCGGTGCGGTCGTTCGCGCTGGCGCTGGTCGGCGTGGGCGCGGCACTCCTGATCGCACTGGTGCCGTGGCCGGACTTCCCGCGCGCGTCACTGATCTCGTGGGCGGTACTTGCCGGCGGCATCGCCGCGGCGCTCGGCGGAGCGATTCGCAGTGCCGGTCGCGGTGCCCGCCGCTACTGGCTCGCCTGCGGCATCACGACCGGCATCCTGGTGGTGTGGTTCCGATGAGCGCGAAACTCGAATCGCTGTTGCGCCTGATGGCGGTGCAGGCGTCGTATACCTACGAACGGATGGCGGGAATCGGAGTGGGTCACGCGGCGACGCCGCTGCTGCGCGACGTCTTTGCGCAGCGACCCGCGCGCGATCGGCGCGAGGCGATCGCCCGTTCGGCCGACTTCTTCAATTCGCATCCCTACCTGGCCAGCGTCGCCGTCGGAGCGGTCGTGAAGGCAGAACGCGACGGCGTCCCGGGTCCGGTCATTTCGAGGTTGCGCACGGCGTTGTCCGGGCCGCTCGGCGCGCTCGGCGACCAGCTGATCTGGGCCGGATGGGTTCCGACGCTGATCGGCATCGCGCTGATCGCGGCGCACGCCTTCGGGATCTGGGCGATCGTGGCGCTGCTGGTGGTCCACAACATCCTGCGCGTCTGGATCACCGCCTGGGGACTCGAACTCGGTTTGCGTGAGGGACTTGGCGTCGGCGCCGCACTGCAACGCTCTTGGCTGCCGCTCGGCGCGGTCGAGGCGCAGCGAGCCGCGGCGCTTGCGGTCGGCGTGGCGGTGCCGATCGTGGTGGGACGAGTCCTCGCCGCCGCGCCGCCCGCAGCGATCGCGGTCACGGTCGCCGCTGGCCTCGTCGGCGCAACACTGACCATTCTCCCGGCGACGAAGACCCGGGTGACCGGCCTCCGGTTCGGGCTGGCCCTCGTCGCTCTGGCCGTGATCACCGCTGGAGTCCTGCGATGATTGAACGCCCCGCGACGATCGTCAATTCGCTCGGCATGCACGCGCGGCCGGCCGCCCAGGTTGTGCGCCTCGCCGCGAACTATGTCGCAGCAATCGAACTCGAACACGATGGCCAGGTGGTCAACGGCAAGAGTATCATGGGAGTGATGACGCTGGCCGCCGAGTGCGGTGCGGTGGTGCTGGTTCGTGCCGACGGTGCGGATGCCGAAGCGGCGGTGACGGCGCTGCTGGAACTCATTGCGAAGGGATTCGGCGAAGCGTGAGCGAGCGGATGCTACGTGGAGTCGGGGTGTCACCGGGCGTCGCGTTTGCACCGGCGCTGGCCGTGCGCTGGTCGTTTCCGCAAGTCGACGGGCGCACCATTACTCCCGACCAGCTCGATGCCGAGGTCGGGCGCCTGCACCAGGCGGTGCAGGAAGTCGTCAGCCAGCTCTCAATGCTTCGCAACCGGACGCTGGAGCGCGCCGGACCCGACGCCGCCGGCATCTTCGACGCCCAGATCATGATGGCGCAGGACGCCGAGTTCCTCGGTTCGGTCGAGGCGCTGATTCGGAAGAACCTCCTCTCTGCCGAAAGTGCCTACGAGTTCAAGGCGCTGGAACTGCGCAACGCATGGCAGTCCGCGCGGCAATCGTTCCTGCGCGACCGCGTTGCCGACCTCAACGCGATCCAGCTCCGCATGCTCCTCCATCTCGTGGGGCGCACGGCGGATGATGCCTGGCTCGGCGAGATACGCGAGCAGGTCGTTATCGTCGCGCACGAACTGTCGCCGGGCTTGACGGTACAGCTCGATCGCGATCACGTCGCGGGGCTCATCAGTGAGGAAGGGACCCGGACCTCGCACGCGGCGATTCTCGCCCACTCGCTCGGCATTCCGGCGGTGATGGGAGTGTCGGGTGCGCTCGAACAGATCGCCGACGGGGCCAACGTCCTCCTCGATGGGCAGAGTGGCGTCATCCTGATCGATCCCACCGCCGACGAACTCGAGGCGGCCGCATTGCAGGCATCCCGCCGTCACCGGCTCGAACTGCAGCTCGAAGGAATCGCGAACGAACCCGCAATCACGCCGGATGGCGCCAGGATCCGGCTGCAGGGGAATGTCGATCTCCCTGAAGAGGTGGACAGCGCCGCACGATACGGCGCGGAAGGTGTCGGCCTGCTGCGCACCGAGTTTCTGGTGACGGGGCGCACGCATCTCCCCACTGAGGATGAGCAGACGGAGTACTACCGCCGGGTCGGTGCGGCGTTCGCCGGTCACCCGGTGGTGGTGCGCAGCTACGACCTTGGCGGCGACAAGTTCCCCGCCGCGTTCGTGGCGCCGCACGAGCCGAATCCGTTTCTCGGATGGCGGTCAATCCGCGTCTGTCTCGACCGGCCCGAGATTTTCCGGCCGCAGTTGCGGGCGATTCTCCGCGCCGCGGCCGACCGCGACATCCAGCTCATGGTGCCGATGGTGATTTCGCTCGACGAGTTCGCCGCGGCCCGCGCACTGCTCGCCGAGGAGTCGGCATCGCTCGCCGCGGCGGGGATTCGCGCTGCCCGCGAGATTCCGGTTGGCGTCATGATCGAGACACCCGCCGCCGTCATGCTCGCGGCGGACCTGGCGCGGACCGCTGCGTTCGTGTCCGTCGGCACGAACGACCTGACGCAGTACACGCTGGCAGTCGATCGAAGCAATGCCCGGCTCGCGGATCGGTTCACACCGCTGCACCCCGCGGTCGTGAGACAGCTCGCGCATATCCGGCAGGCGACCGCTGCCGCCGGGATCCCGGCGTCGGTCTGTGGGGAGATGGCATCGGATCCCGTGGCTGTCGTACTCCTCGTCGGCCTCGGGTACGACCGGTTCAGCACCGCGCCGCCGGCGATTCCGCTGGTGAAATGGGTGGTGCGCAACCTGCCCGCCGCCGCGGCGCGCGACGCAGCCGAGGGCGCCGTTGCCGCAGCCACCGCCGACGATGTGCAGGCGATCCTTCGCGCGACGCTCGGCCGGTACGTCGACGTGCGTCTCGTCGACCCGTCAACCGCGTTGCCGCGACCTTCTGTGGGCGCTAGCTTGCGCGCGGGGAGCTAGGTCCGATCCACTTCTCACGCAGCAGGACGACGGGTCCATGAAGCATGTCTTCACGTCGGAATCGGTGACCGAAGGGCACCCCGACAAAGTTGCCGATCAGATTTCCGATGGTGTGCTCGACGCGATCCTGGCGCGCGATCCGATGGCGCGCGTTGCGTGCGAAACGATGGTCACGACCGGGATGGCGATCGTTGCCGGCGAAATCACCACGTCGGCCTATGTGCACATCCCCGACATCGTTCGCGACACCATCGAGCGGATCGGTTACACCGACGCGCAATTCGGCTTCGACTATCGCACCTGTGCCGTGATCTCGTCGATCGACCGGCAGTCGGTCGACATCAAGCGGGGCGTCGACGGCGATCCCGACCGACAGGGCGCTGGCGATCAGGGGATGATGTTCGGCTACGCGTCAGACGAGACTCCCGAGTTGATGCCGCTGCCGATCATCCTGTCGCACCGGCTGGCACAACGACTCGCGGCGGTGCGTCGCGGTGAGAACGGCGGCGCGCACTACGGGTGGCTCCGCCCCGATGGCAAGACCCAGGTGTCGATCGAGTACGAAGCCGACCGACCGGTCGGCGTCCGTACCGTGGTCCTGTCGACCCAGCATGATGAGAAGGTGGGCACGAAGACGCTGACGCACGCGACGATCAAGGAAGCGATGATCGAAGACGTGATCCGTCCCGTGCTCGAGGATTTCGACCTTGATCACGATCGCGCAAAGTTCCACGTCAATCCGACCGGTCGCTTCGTGATCGGCGGCCCGCATGGCGACGCCGGTCTCACTGGCCGCAAGATCATCGTTGACACATACGGCGGGATGGCACGGCATGGTGGCGGGGCATTCAGCGGCAAGGATCCGACCAAAGTCGACCGCTCCGCCGCCTACGCGTTGCGCCATGTGGCGAAGAATCTCGTTGCCGCCAAGCTCGCCCGGCGCTGCGAGGTGCAGGCTGCCTATGCGATCGGCGTGGCGCGACCGGTCTCCGTCTTCGTCGACACGTTCGGCACCGGCAAGGTCCCCGACCGCGAGCTCGAGCGTGCCGTGCAGGAAGTCTTCGACCTGCGACCCGGCCACCTGATCAACAATCTCAACCTGCGCCAGCCGATCTACTCGGCGACAGCGACGTACGGCCACTTCGGCCGCGAGCCGCGCAGGACAACCTATGTCGACCGGGATCTGCCGCCCCAGAAGGTGGATGGCTTCACCTGGGAACGCACCGACCGTACCGGCGAACTGAAGACCGCAGTTCGCGCCTGAGGAGATGATGACGAGTATTTCGATCGACGCACCGCACGATGTGCGCGACCTCGCGCTGGCTGACGAAGGACGACGCCGGACCGAGTGGGCCGAACGGTCGATGCCGGTGCTCCGGCAGATCCGCGAGCGATTTGCCCGCGAGAAGCCGCTGGCCGGGCGCCGTATCTCGTGCTGCCTGCACGTGACCACCGAGACGGCGAACCTGATGCAGACGCTGCGTGCGGCGGGAGCGGAGATCGCGCTCTGCGCCTCCAACCCGCTGTCGACGCAGGACGACGTGGCGGCGCATCTGGTGCGCGATCACGGCGTGCACGTCTATGCCATCAAGGGCGAGGATCACGAGACCTACTACACGCACATCGCGCAGGCGCTGGCGTTCGGTCCCGACCTGACCCAGGACGATGGTGCCGACCTGGTCGGGTCGCTCCACATGATCAAGCTCGGACGTCTCGATGATCTCGCCGGGCCGATCCGCACGATGGTCGAGTCATTGTCGGCGGACGAACGCCGCGCCATCGTCGGGCGGGTGACCGGCTCGACCGAGGAGACGACGACCGGCGTCATCCGCCTCAAGGCAATGGCCCGAGAAGGGATCCTCGCGTTCCCGGTTGTTGCGGTCAACGATTCGCGCACCAAGCACATGTTCGACAATCGCTACGGCACCGGCCAGTCAACGCTCGACGGCATCGTTCGCGCAACCAACGTGCTGGTGGCGGGGAGCACGTTCGTCGTCGCCGGGTATGGCTGGTGCGGGCGCGGTCTGGCGATGCGGGCTCGCGGCGCCGGGGCGCACGTCATCGTCACCGAAATCGATCCGGTCTCGGCGCTCGAAGCGCGGATGGACGGCTTCGAAGTCATGCCGATGGACGTTGCCGCGTCGCGCGGCGATGTCTTCTGCACACTGACCGGTAACCTGCATGTGATTCGCGCGGAGCATTTCCGCCGGATGAAGGACGGGGCAATCGTCTGCAATTCCGGGCATTTCAACGTCGAGCTCGATCTCGACGCGCTCGGCGCGATGGCCTCATCCCGGCGTGAGGTGCGGCAGTTCGTCGACGAATTTCTCGTCGACGGGAAGCGGATCCTCGTCCTCGGCGAGGGACGGCTGATCAATCTCGCCGCCGCGGAAGGACATCCAGCGTCGGTGATGGACATGTCGTTCGCCAACCAGGCGCTTGCCGCCGAGTATCTCGTCACGCAGCAGGGGAAGCTCGACAGCCAGGTGCACCGCCTGCCGGTGGCGGTCGATGCCGAGATCGCGAAGCTCAAGCTCGCCGCGATGGGAACGAGCATCGATACGCTCACGGCCGAGCAGACCAACTACCTCGCGAGCTGGGACGCTGGTACCTGACGCCATTGTTCTCGCGACGCTGATCGCGACATCTGCCCCGCTGCCCAGACCGGTCCGGGTAGCGGGGCATGTCGTTCGTGTGGTCGGGCACGACACCGTCGGAGTGCCTGGCGTCCGGGTTGTGCTGCATCGCGTGACGGTCTCGGCGCCGGGCCCCGTCGATTCGACGATGAGCGACTCCCACGGATCATTTTCGTTTCGCGTCGAACCCGATACGGCGTCGGCGTATCTCGCCAGTGTCCGATGGGAGTCGATCGAGTACTTCTCGCAGCCGTTCCCGCTGGATGGGACCGGCGATGATTCGTCGGCCGTTGTCGTGGTGGCAGATACGTCGCAGGCGGCGCCGGTGTCGCTCGCCGCGCGGCACCTGATCGTGTCGAATGTCGGCACTGAAGGGACCCGCGACGTCGTCGACCTGTACGTGCTGAACAACCCCAGCGCGCTGACCCGTGTCGCACGTGATACGCTGCACTTCACCTGGTTCACCAGGATCCCGTCGTACGTTGTCAACATCCACGGCGGGAATTCCGCCTTCGCGATTGAATCCTTGCGCATGACCGGCGATACGGTGGCACTCTACGCCGCGATTCCACCAGGTCAGCACGACGTGGAACTCGACTACCAGATACCGCCCAACGCGCACCGGGTGGAATTTCCCGTGACGGCCGACGCCCCGCTCTCGAACATCATCACTCCCGATCGGTCGATGCGCGTGCAGGGCGCGTTCGCCCGATCCGACACGGTGATCGACAAGAAGCCGTACGCCCGGTGGGAAGGGAAGATGTCGCGCGGTCAGCCAGTTGTGCTGCGGCTCGGTGCCGACCCACCACCGTCATGGATCGTTGTCGTATTGGTGGCGGCGATGGGATTCGTGCTGATCGGCGTGACGGTACACACGGTGACAGGGCCGGAGCGACGTGCCTTGCATCGGTCGTGACCGGACGGTAGGTTCGTCGCCACAACTGTCGGACCACTGCGAATGGGGACGCTCGGAAGTCCGGTGCAAGACCGGCGCGGCCCCGCCACTGTAACGGGCAGCAGCAGATCGGCCGCTCACCACGCCACTGGGATCAGACCCGGGAAGGCGAGCGGACCAGCCCGAAGCCAGGAGACCTCTCCGTTCGCGCCACCAGCAATCCCTCGGGGGAGGGAACGGTGGCGCGGTCGTGTCGAATTGTCGCCATCGGCGGCGTTCTCCCGTCCTCGCCCATCTCGCCTCCAGGAGATGGGCGATTTTTCATGGCGGGACCTGGTACATCGCGCGCTCGACTGGCACTGCCGATCCTGCTGATCGCCGCAGCGATCGCGGCCGTGCTGGGCGTGATGCTCGGTGCGGTACCGCTCTCGCCGATGGCCATCCTGAACGCCATCCGCCACGCCGACGCGCCTGACGCGTCGATCGTGCGCGACCTCCGGTTGCCGCGCGTTGCGCTGGCGTTCGTCGTCGGTGGCAGTCTCTCGGTTGCCGGGGCGTCCTTGCAGGCGCTGCTGCGCAATCCGCTGGCGGAGCCGTGGCTCCTGGGATTGTCGGGCGGCGCGTCGCTCGGCGCGGTCGTTGCCGTGGCAATCGGCTTGCCGCCGGGATGGAGCGTGGCGGCGTGCGCCACGATCGGCGCCCTCGCGGCGATCGCGCTGGTCTATCGCATCAGCGTCGTCGCCGGCCGCCGGCTCGATCCGCGGATACTTCTCCTCGCCGGCGTCGTGGTCGGTGCATTCACTGCCGCGGTGACGTCGGCGCTGCTGGTGATCGCTGATCCATTCACCTTCCACTCGGCCACGGTCTGGCTCTTCGGGGGATTCGGCCGGTCGAGCTGGTCGCTCCTCTCCCATTTCGTGCTGGTCGCGATCCCGGCACTCCTTCTCATCGGCTGGCTGGCGCGACCGCTCGATCTGCTCGCCTTGGGAGACGAAACCGCCGCGACGCTCGGCGTCGGCGTCGAGGGGACGCGCCGACTGGTGATCATCGCCGCGTCAGTGCTCACGGCGGCAACGGTGACCGCGGCGGGGGTGATCGGATTCGTCGGACTCGTCGTGCCACACGCGCTGCGCGGAATCGTCGGCCCGATCCATCGGTCGCTCCTTCCGGCGGCGTTCGTGGCCGGCGGCGTCTTCACGATCCTCGCCGACATGGCGGCGCGGACCATCCTTCGGCCGGTCGAAATCCCGGTCGGCGTCATCACGGCGCTGGTCGGCGTACCGGTCTTTGCGGTGTTGCTGCGGCGGAATCTGCGATGATCCTCGCCGGGCGCCATCTCACCGTCGACTTCCCGGTCGCGCGCGGCGCGAAGCCACACCGCGCCCTCGACGACGTGTCGTTCTCCGTCGCCAGTGGCGAGCTCGTCGCCGTCGTCGGTCCAAATGGCAGCGGCAAGACGTCGCTGCTGCGCACGCTGCTGGGGCTGATCACGCCGACGAGCGGCGATGTCACGCTCGGATCTCGCGCCATCGCTGCGTGGAGCCGGCGGGAACTCGCCGAAACGATCGGTGCGTTGCCGCAGCGCGAAGCACCGGCGTTCCCGCTGACGGTGCGTGAAGCGGTGTTGATGGGGCGCTGGGCCGCGCTCGGTCCGGTTGCGCCGATCACCACCGCAGACCACGCCGTGATCACGGAGGCGCTGGGTCGCTGCGACATCGCCGGCTTCGAAGAGCGGGGGATCGATACGCTCTCGGGCGGCGAGTGGCAACGGGTGCGACTGGCGCGGGCGCTGGCGGCGACACCGCAACTCCTCCTTCTCGATGAACCGACCGCCGCGCTCGACGTCGGACACGAAATGGAATTGCTCGAACTTCTCCGCCGCCTCGTTCGCGACGGTCTCGGCGTCCTCGTCATCACCCATCAGCTCAATCTCGCCGCGCGTTACGCCGACCGGATCGTGCTCCTCGACCGCGGCCGTGCGGTCGCCGATGGGGTACCGGCGAATGTGCTCACCGCCGCCGCCGTCTCCGCGGCGTTTCAGTGGCCGGTCGCCGTCACGCAGTGGCGCGACGGATCGCCGCAAGTGGTCCCCCTCAGAAAAGACGAAATCCCATGACCCGTTCTTCCCATTTCTCGCGGAGTGGCATGATGCCGTATCGACGTTCACCGATCGCCGGCGGCGGCGGGATTCATCGGGTGGCCCGCGTCGCCGTGCTCGCGGTGGCGCTGATCGTCTCGGTGCCGACGATCGCGCTCGCTCAGGTGCCTGACACCGCGCGCGTCCAGGATCTCGTTGTCACCGCAACGAGATTGCCGACGCCGGCGTCGGAAGTACCAGCCGGCACGACCGTCATCAGCGGTGACGACCTGCGCGAACGTGGTGTCCATTTCGTGCTCGATGCGCTGCGCGATGTTCCGGGAATGTCGATCGTCCAGACCGGATCGTACGGCGCCGTGACGTCGTTGTTCCTGCGCGGAGGCGAAAGTGATTACGTGAAGGTGCTCCTCGACGGCGTGCCGCTGAATCTTCCCGGAGGGAGCATCAACTTCGCCAACCTCACGACCGAAGACCTCGACCGGATCGAGATCGTCCGCGGACCTGCCAGCGTACTGTACGGCGCTGACGCAATGAGCGGCGTCGTGCAGCTCTTCACCCGTAGCGCGGGAGCGCGATCGAGCGTCGAGGTCACCGGCCGGGGCGGAAGCCGCGGAACCAGCGATCTCAGCGGCCACGGCGACATCGCGAGCGGACGGTTTTCCATGAGCGCGACCGGTGGCCGGTTTGGTAGCGACGGGACTTTTCCGTTCAACAGTGACTATCGCAACGCGATGGGCACGTTGCACGCGGGATATGATGCGGGCGCCGCCGGCCGCATCGGCGTCAGCGCACGGTACGACGATGCACTGATCCATTTCCCGACCGACGGGAGCGGCAACGCCGTAGATCACAACCAGTTTTCCGCCGAGAAGAGTTTCGCCGGCGGGCTCGCGGCCGACCGGAGGGTCGGCGCGATCGGACTGCACTTTGAAGGGTATGCCTCGCGGCTGAATGAGGGGTATACCAATCGCGCCGATTCGCCGGCAGATACCAATGGCTTCGACTTCATCGAAGACCGCGACGGGATTACCTGGCGGAAGGGTGTCGGCGCACGCGTCGACTGGCACGCTGCCAGCGGCACGGTCGCGACGGCTGGCGCGGGGATCGAACGCGAGAGCGACGACGAGCATGACGTCGGGACGTCGAATTTCGGTTTCGGATCTGAAACCGACACTTCGAGCTCCGACAACAACCGCACCACCCGCGACGGCTATCTCCAATTGCTATCCAATCCCGGGCATCTCTCGCTCCAGCTCGGTGGGCGTGTCGACGACAACTCGGCGTTCGGAGCCTTCGGCACCTGGCGCGGGGGCCTTGCGTGGCATCTGTCGCCGTCGAGTCGCGTCTGGGCTGCCGCCGGCACTGCCTTCAAGGCGCCGACTTTCTCGGAACTCTTCGCCCAGAGCGCCTTCGAGGTCGGCAACCCGGATCTCAAGCCGGAGCGGAGCCGCAACGGCGAAGTCGGCGCGGAAACAGCGTTCGCCGATCGCCGCGTACGGCTCGGGGCGACGGCGTTCTGGCAGACCTTTCACGACCTGATCCAGTTCGTCAACGCAGCCCCGGGCGACCCGAATTACACCAACCTCGGCGGTGCGAGCAGCCGAGGAGTGGAATTGACCGCGTCAGCGGTCGCGGGAGCCGGATTATTGCTCAGCGCCCACTGGACTTTCCTGCATACCGAGGTCACTGATACCGGTGCCGCGTCGTCGATTTCATTCCAGCAGGGCGGCTCGCTGACTCGGCGGGCAGCGTCGGTCGGCGGTGGAACCTTGGCCTATCGGTGGCGCGGCGTGACTATCGAAGGAACAGCGCTCCACGTGGGCGCCAGGGACGACATTGATTTCTCGGGCGCCACCGCCGTCCGGGTTACTTTAAAGCCCTACACCACGTTCGATTTTGCCCTCGATCTGCCGGTCTTCGGGTCGGCTGACAGGTCTCCCGGTCTCGACCTGACGGTTCGCGGTGAGAACGTGTTCGATGCCAGCTATCAGCAGGTCGTCGGGTTCCCGGGTCGCGGTCGCACTCTCCTCGCCGGGGGGCGCCTGCGATACTGAGGGCAACAGGAAGAGGAGGCGCGGTGCCGCGTTTGGGGGTGTGGGGAGCGATCGTCGTGGGATTCATCGCGGCGGCGTGTGCGTCGACGATCGGCCCGGTGACGCCGCCCGTCGAGGTCCTCGTTGTCCTCGACAGTGCCGATGACACGCTCCGCATCATCCCCGTCGACAGCACCGAGGTGGTGCACCACCTGATCCTCACGCCCCGAACGTCCAAGGTGACGGCGCTGGCACTGCGTGGACAGATCGCAGCCATCAGCGACAGTGACGACGTGATGCTCATCGACCTCGGCAGCCATCACGCCGCCTGCGCCGACGGACGTCCCGTTCCGCTCAACGCCAACGGAGTCATCGGCGCGCTGGCGTTCGGCGATGACGGTCAGGGATACGCGTCGACTCCCTCGACCGACAGCGTGAGCCGATTCCTTCCGCCTCCGGTCTGCGGCGCGGGGACCGGCTCGGTCCCGGGAACGCCACAGGGCTTTGGACTCGCGCGCGGCAAGGTCTTCGTCGTCGTCGCCAACCGCCACGGCTGTCCCCTCGGGCCGATCGGCTGTCCCGACGCGCCGAGCTGGCTCACGACCGAGCCGGGATTGCGAGACTCCGTTCCGCTTCTCGGTCCCGGCGATGCGCGGAGTGGTGTGTTCGCGTCAGACGGGTCGCTTTACATCGTCAGTGCCGGCGACGGGTCGTCGGATGGAATCCTCTCGCAGATCGATCCCTTGCAGCCGGGGAATATCAATTCGTACGGCGGGTTCGGTCATCTCCCGCAGTACGTCGCGACCGACGGCGCGGACCATGTCTACGTCGCGTCGCCGATCGACGGACTGATGGTCTTCAACGTGCGAACTCATCAGGTCGACCGCGGGGTGAGCGCCGCCGTGCCGCTCAACGGCGCGGCACACGGGCTCGCTACCGACGACTTCGGCAGGATCTACGCGCTCACGGCGGGGAGCTGTACGGCCACCGGCGCACGCGGCACCGTGCAGATTCTCGGTCAGGATCTCGTGGCCCGGCATCCGGTCACCGTGGGCCGCTGTCCGATCGCCATCGGCGTCACCGAGATTCCTGCCGCACTTTACCATTTCGACAACTGATCCGTGGCGGGCCTGCCGCAGCTCACTCCCGCGATCGTCCTCGGGTCGGTGCGCTATGGCGAGACATCCCGGATCGCCCGACTCCTCACCCGCGACCTCGGTATGGTGAGCGGCATTGCGAAGGGGGCGCTCAGGCCGAAGAGCCGCTTCGGCGCCGCGCTGCAACTGCTGAGTGAGGGGCACGCCCACCTGATTGCGTCGCGGGCAAGCGACCTGTACACCCTGGCAGCGTTCGACCTGATCGCCACGCACCGCGGTCTCGCCTCCCATCTCGAACGATTTGGCGCGGCGTCGGCGCTGGCAGAGATCGCCATGCATTTCGTTCCGCCGGTTCCCAACGCCGAATTGTATGACCACGTTCTCGACGACGTGCGGCTCCTCGAAGCGGTGCCCCCGGAGGCGATCGCGGTCGTCGCGTTGCGGGCGATCTGGCGGCTGATTGCCGAGCTCGGCATCGGACCGTCGGTGGTCGCTTGCGCCCGTGACGGCGCTGCGCTTCCAGCACGGGGTGGTGCGGCGTTCTCCCTGCGCGATGGTGGCTTCCTGTGCGATGCATGTGCCGCCACAGGCGCCACGACGCGGCTCGAATCCTCCGATCGTCACGACCTAGTGTCGCTCCTCACTGCCGACGCGGAACTCCCCTTTCTCGATGACCGGCGGACCGCCGCGCACAAGCGGCTCCTCCTTCGATGGGTTCGCGAGCATCTCGGGGACAGTGTCATGCCGGCGCTCGCCGCTTGGTGCGCCAGGTGAATACCGGCACCGCTACCTCGGCAGGACCCGCGGCGTTGCCGCTTGACACGGTGGACCGGCGACCCGCATGTTGCCGGAGGATTCCGTCATCTGCGGAGGTTGGTTCGATCCACGATTTGTCAGCCTGAAGGAGCGTCCATGCGCCGGTTTGTCGGGCCGGGGCTCGGGATGCTGCTCGGATGGATCGTGGCGTTGCCAGCCGCTGGTCAGGGCGCATCGGCGCCGCCCGCGATCACCTTGTCCGAACCACGTCCCAATCCCGTCCTCCCGGCGGCGCTCGTCCCGTTCTCCGTCTCGTCGGATCTGTGCCGTCGAGGGCATACCCCTCGAGTCGCGTTGCGAGTCTACAACGTCTTCGCGCAACCGGTGGCCAAGCTGAGCCTCCGCGACCGTCGTGCGGTCCCGCTGGACAGCATCCCGATGAAATGCGGGGACTATGTGGCGGTCTGGGACGGTACCGTCGATGGTGGCACGCGAGTCGCCTCGCCCGGCATCTACTACATGGTGCTCGGTGTCGATGGAAGGACCGCGGCCAGGAAGGTCATCATCACTTCACCGTGAGGGACGCCCAGGCGCCCCTCTTGGCGCTGCCGTTACCAGGGAAGAGTGCCGACGCGGACCCGCCCCCTGCCGATGCGTCGATCGAGGGAGGCAATCCCGGCGCCGCTCAGAGCCAGCACAGCAGAGGCCGCGCAGAAGATGAGCGGCAACTCCACCGATCCCGGGCCGACCAATCCGTGCGTGATGTGTACCGCGAAAATCGCGACGAGCATCTCGACGGCGAAGAGGAGACCGAGAATCCTGGTAAACAAGCCAAGGACCAGGGCTGCGCCGCCCAACAACTCCAGGAAGGTCACGAAGATTGCCGCCACGCCGGGGAAAGGAATGTGGTATTTCATGAACCCGACCTGCATTTCAGGGAGACCGATCGTGACGAGCTTCTGATAGCCGTGGGCAAAGAACAGCACTCCGAGCGTCACGCGGAGTATCAGCAATCCCGTTCCAGTCCGTGGCCCCCGCAGATCCGGCATCGCGCCCTCCGATACTGACCATAGCAGGGACGACCCACCGGCGGGATCGGCGCACGCCACACCGGCGGCCGCGCCCCGCTCGCGCGATCGGGCGGGCGTCGCCATCTTGTACGCCGGAGGAACCTCATGCTGCGACCCGATCGTCTCACGCTGAAGGCACGCGAAGCGGTGCAGGCCGCGCTCGAGCAAGGGCGCACCCGCGGGAATCCCGTGGTCAACGACGCGCACCTGCTCTCGGCCCT
This is a stretch of genomic DNA from Gemmatimonadales bacterium. It encodes these proteins:
- a CDS encoding iron ABC transporter permease yields the protein MAGPGTSRARLALPILLIAAAIAAVLGVMLGAVPLSPMAILNAIRHADAPDASIVRDLRLPRVALAFVVGGSLSVAGASLQALLRNPLAEPWLLGLSGGASLGAVVAVAIGLPPGWSVAACATIGALAAIALVYRISVVAGRRLDPRILLLAGVVVGAFTAAVTSALLVIADPFTFHSATVWLFGGFGRSSWSLLSHFVLVAIPALLLIGWLARPLDLLALGDETAATLGVGVEGTRRLVIIAASVLTAATVTAAGVIGFVGLVVPHALRGIVGPIHRSLLPAAFVAGGVFTILADMAARTILRPVEIPVGVITALVGVPVFAVLLRRNLR
- a CDS encoding ABC transporter ATP-binding protein translates to MILAGRHLTVDFPVARGAKPHRALDDVSFSVASGELVAVVGPNGSGKTSLLRTLLGLITPTSGDVTLGSRAIAAWSRRELAETIGALPQREAPAFPLTVREAVLMGRWAALGPVAPITTADHAVITEALGRCDIAGFEERGIDTLSGGEWQRVRLARALAATPQLLLLDEPTAALDVGHEMELLELLRRLVRDGLGVLVITHQLNLAARYADRIVLLDRGRAVADGVPANVLTAAAVSAAFQWPVAVTQWRDGSPQVVPLRKDEIP
- a CDS encoding TonB-dependent receptor: MPYRRSPIAGGGGIHRVARVAVLAVALIVSVPTIALAQVPDTARVQDLVVTATRLPTPASEVPAGTTVISGDDLRERGVHFVLDALRDVPGMSIVQTGSYGAVTSLFLRGGESDYVKVLLDGVPLNLPGGSINFANLTTEDLDRIEIVRGPASVLYGADAMSGVVQLFTRSAGARSSVEVTGRGGSRGTSDLSGHGDIASGRFSMSATGGRFGSDGTFPFNSDYRNAMGTLHAGYDAGAAGRIGVSARYDDALIHFPTDGSGNAVDHNQFSAEKSFAGGLAADRRVGAIGLHFEGYASRLNEGYTNRADSPADTNGFDFIEDRDGITWRKGVGARVDWHAASGTVATAGAGIERESDDEHDVGTSNFGFGSETDTSSSDNNRTTRDGYLQLLSNPGHLSLQLGGRVDDNSAFGAFGTWRGGLAWHLSPSSRVWAAAGTAFKAPTFSELFAQSAFEVGNPDLKPERSRNGEVGAETAFADRRVRLGATAFWQTFHDLIQFVNAAPGDPNYTNLGGASSRGVELTASAVAGAGLLLSAHWTFLHTEVTDTGAASSISFQQGGSLTRRAASVGGGTLAYRWRGVTIEGTALHVGARDDIDFSGATAVRVTLKPYTTFDFALDLPVFGSADRSPGLDLTVRGENVFDASYQQVVGFPGRGRTLLAGGRLRY
- the recO gene encoding DNA repair protein RecO, which translates into the protein MAGLPQLTPAIVLGSVRYGETSRIARLLTRDLGMVSGIAKGALRPKSRFGAALQLLSEGHAHLIASRASDLYTLAAFDLIATHRGLASHLERFGAASALAEIAMHFVPPVPNAELYDHVLDDVRLLEAVPPEAIAVVALRAIWRLIAELGIGPSVVACARDGAALPARGGAAFSLRDGGFLCDACAATGATTRLESSDRHDLVSLLTADAELPFLDDRRTAAHKRLLLRWVREHLGDSVMPALAAWCAR
- a CDS encoding DoxX family protein; the encoded protein is MPDLRGPRTGTGLLILRVTLGVLFFAHGYQKLVTIGLPEMQVGFMKYHIPFPGVAAIFVTFLELLGGAALVLGLFTRILGLLFAVEMLVAIFAVHITHGLVGPGSVELPLIFCAASAVLALSGAGIASLDRRIGRGRVRVGTLPW